A window of [Ruminococcus] lactaris ATCC 29176 genomic DNA:
CAAAAGGCTTCATAATATAATCATCCGCACCAAGCTCCAGGCCAAGTACCTTGTCAAATACCTCACTTTTGGCAGAGAGCATAATGATCGGGGTTACGGATTTGGCACGGATCTCACGACAGACCTGATATCCGTCGATGCCGGGAAGCATCAGGTCAAGCAAAATAAGATTCGGCTGGTAAGTATCAAAAGCAGCCAGTGCATCTTCGCCGTTGTAAACCATTTTTGTATCAAAGCATTCTTTTGTCAGATAGAGCGAGATCAGCTCCGCAATATTTTCATCATCATCAACGATGAGAATTTTTTGTTTCCCTATCATGAAAGATCCTCCTTTTTATTTATCAGGCTTATTATCCGAGTTCTACGATCGTAACACCTGCATCGCCCTCTCCAAATTCAGCGAGGTGATAAGATTTTACGTGCTTCTGCCGACGCAGATATTCATGGATTCCTTTACGCAATGCCCCGGTTCCTTTTCCGTGGACAACACGAACCGTGTATAAATGGGCGAGCAGTGCATCATCGAGGTATTTGTCCAGTTCTGCAACCGCTTCATCTACAGTTCGTCCAAGCAGATTGATCTCCGGGCGGACAGAGAGAGATTTTCCCATTTTGATCTTCCCTTTGGAAGTGCGGTTCATTTTCTTTGCACCATATGAAGATGGTTCTTCAATGATCTCAAGGTCTGAAATATTGACCTGGGAACGAAGGATTCCCATCTGAACTGTCAGATTTCCACGAGCATCCGGCAGAGAGCTGACAGTTCCGGTCAGGTTCATGCTCAGAACCTTGACAGATTCTCCCAGTTTAAAGTCGGAAGGCTTATGTTCTTTTTTCGGTTTTTTTGACTTCAGTGAAGAAGCAGCGGCAGTATCATTGACTTTCTTACGGATCCGTTCCCGTTCTTTTTCCATCTCTGCCGCAGAAATATTTTCCTTGCCGAATTTATGGAATTTGCGGATCGTCTCATCTGCGACTTCCTTTGCATCCCGGAGGATGGCATTTGCCTTTTCATTTGCCTCACGCAGGATCCGGTCACGCTGTTCGTCCAGCTTTTCCTGCCGCTCTTTTGCCTGCGATTTTAATTCTTCAGCCTCTTTGCGGAGAGCAGAAATCTCTTCCCGCTCCTTTTCAATCGTACGTTTACTTGTCTCCAGATCGGTGAGAAGATCCTCAAAAGAAATATCCTGTTCCGTCAGACGCTCTCTTGCGTCATCAATAATATAATCGGGGAGTCCGAGTTTCCCGGAAATAGCAAAGGCATTACTTTTGCCGGGGATACCGATCAGAAGCCGGTAAGTCGGGCGTAAACTCTGGACATCAAATTCACAGCATGCATTCTCTACTCCCGGAGTGGAAAGTGCATAGACTTTCAGCTCACTGTAATGAGTCGTCGCCATGGTGCAGATCCCCTGTGAATGGAGATGGGAAAGAATGGCGATCGCCAGTGCCGCTCCCTCTGTCGGGTCTGTTCCTGCACATAACTCATCAAATAAGACCAGAGAGTGTGAATCTACTTTCTTAAGAAACGATACAATGTTCGTCATATGGGAAGAAAAAGTACTCAGACTCTGCTCAATACTCTGTTCGTCTCCGATATCCGCATAGATCTGATGAAAAACTGCAAGCTGCGAGCGGTCACCGGCAGGGATATGCAGCCCTGCCTGCCCCATGAGACAGAAAAGTCCGACTGTCTTCAGGGAAACGGTCTTACCACCGGTATTTGGACCGGTCACGATCAGCAGATCAAACTCTTCTCCGAGAGTGACCGTAATCGGAACGACCGTCTTAGGATCCAGCAGCGGGTGACGTCCCTCACGGATATGGATTTTATTTTCTTCGTTAAAAACCGGACGGCTGGCTTTCATGGACAGAGCCAATGCACCTCTTGCAAAAATAAAGTCGAGATCGGTCAAAGCACGGTAATCCGCCCGGATTTCTTCAATATACTGGGCGGCTTCTTCACTCAGACCGGCAAGAATGATCTGGATTTCTTCCTGTTCTCTGGCATAAAGTTCCTTCAGGTCATTATTCAGTTTCACGACAGCCATAGGTTCAATAAAAAGCGTAGAACCGGTAGAAGACTGGTCATGGATCAGTCCCTGAACCTGTCCACGGTATTCAGCCTTGACCGGGATGCAGTAGCGGTTACCCCGCATGGTGATGATCGGATCCTGTAAATAAGTCCGCAGAGAACCATTTACAAGACTGGTCAGAGTTGCATGTACCCGCTCATTGATCCCATTAATACTGCGTCGGATATGCTTTAATGTGGAGCTTGCATCATCACTGACTTCATCTTCCCCGGGGATACACCGCTCAATCTCATTTGCCAGAGGGGTAAGCGGTTCAAGCTGTTCAAAAAAAGCATCCAGACAGTCGCAGGATTCTTCCTGTGTATCATGTCTGCCATAAGCCTTTACCCGGGCAGCATTTCCGAGAAGGCGGCTGATGCGGAGCAGCTCGGAAATACTTAAAGCACCACCGACTTCCAGCCGTTTCATGGACTCTTCGACCGGAGCAGCATCACCGAAAGAAATGCGTCCCTTTTGTACAATCCTGGTGAACGCTGCCGCAGTCTGTTCCTGAAATGTATTAATTTTATTGATATCTGTCATCGGCTTTAACCGGCGGCAGAGCTGCCCTCCGCGGAAAGAAGTTGCCTCCTTCTCCAACAGGGCAATGATCTTATCATATTCTAATTTAAATAAAGTCTTCTGGTTCATAATTCCACCTTGATATTTTTTAGGATTAACTCTGTCCTATTGTACCCCATTCTTTGCGTAAAGAAAAGGCTTTTATCCGATATTGAACAATGAGAATAAATCAGTTATACTAGAAAACGAAAGACTTTTTTCGTATGGGAGACAGTGCCTATGTTAGATGAAAAAGAGCAGGAGAAGCCTCAGGAAGAAGAGGAATCTTATTCATTCCTGCAGGAGACGATAAAGCCCAAAAAGATCAGCCGGAAGATGCTGATCCAGCAGTTTGTCAGGATCGCTCTGTACGGGCTGATTTTCGGAGGAGTTGCGAGCCTGGGATTTTTTGCGGTGAAGCCGGCGGCACAGAGGTGGCTGAAAGGCAAACCGGAGACAGTGACGATCCCGGAAGATGATACTCCTTCAGGGCAGGAAGATGCGGCAGCAGGAAATCAGAATGATCCGGTGGATCAGACATTGAGCAAAGAAAATTATGAAGAGATCCTTAAGAGTATGTATCAGGCTGTAAAGGAAGCAAAAAAGGGAGTTGTATCTGTCAGTGCGGCATCGGAGGAAGAAGACTGGGATGCGGAGGCAACGGGGATCACCTCGTCTGTATCAGGAGTGATCACTGCGGATAACGGACAGGAGCTTCTGATCTTTGCCAGCGAGTCAGTCTGCAAAGATGCGGAAGAATGGCAGGTGGAATTTGTAGACGGTACAAGTTATAAGGCATCGGTCAAAAGCAGAGATAAGAACAGTGGATTTGCAGTATTCAGTGTGGCAAAGAACGAGCTGTCAGATGCAACCTGGAATGCGATCCATGTCGCAGAACTTGGCAATTCCAATCTTGCAGCTCAGGGGGACGGAGTGATTGCACTTGGAAATACCTTAGGATATGAGGACGGAGTCAGTTATGGGATTATCAGTTCCACCGAATATCAGCAAAAATTCCGGGATGGCGAATGCGGAGTGATCGGAACAGATATTTCCGGTTCAGATGGTGCGACAGGAATCCTTTTCAATATGGACGGAGAAGTAATCGGAATGATTTCGGATGATATCTGGGAAGATAAGGGAGACCATACGGTGAATGCATATGCAATCTCTGATCTGAAATCCAGGATCCAGTTGATGGCGAATGGGGGAAGTGTGCCTTATATCGGAATTTACGGAACGACTGTGACGGGAGAACTTCAGCAGAA
This region includes:
- a CDS encoding endonuclease MutS2, translated to MNQKTLFKLEYDKIIALLEKEATSFRGGQLCRRLKPMTDINKINTFQEQTAAAFTRIVQKGRISFGDAAPVEESMKRLEVGGALSISELLRISRLLGNAARVKAYGRHDTQEESCDCLDAFFEQLEPLTPLANEIERCIPGEDEVSDDASSTLKHIRRSINGINERVHATLTSLVNGSLRTYLQDPIITMRGNRYCIPVKAEYRGQVQGLIHDQSSTGSTLFIEPMAVVKLNNDLKELYAREQEEIQIILAGLSEEAAQYIEEIRADYRALTDLDFIFARGALALSMKASRPVFNEENKIHIREGRHPLLDPKTVVPITVTLGEEFDLLIVTGPNTGGKTVSLKTVGLFCLMGQAGLHIPAGDRSQLAVFHQIYADIGDEQSIEQSLSTFSSHMTNIVSFLKKVDSHSLVLFDELCAGTDPTEGAALAIAILSHLHSQGICTMATTHYSELKVYALSTPGVENACCEFDVQSLRPTYRLLIGIPGKSNAFAISGKLGLPDYIIDDARERLTEQDISFEDLLTDLETSKRTIEKEREEISALRKEAEELKSQAKERQEKLDEQRDRILREANEKANAILRDAKEVADETIRKFHKFGKENISAAEMEKERERIRKKVNDTAAASSLKSKKPKKEHKPSDFKLGESVKVLSMNLTGTVSSLPDARGNLTVQMGILRSQVNISDLEIIEEPSSYGAKKMNRTSKGKIKMGKSLSVRPEINLLGRTVDEAVAELDKYLDDALLAHLYTVRVVHGKGTGALRKGIHEYLRRQKHVKSYHLAEFGEGDAGVTIVELG
- a CDS encoding S1C family serine protease codes for the protein MLDEKEQEKPQEEEESYSFLQETIKPKKISRKMLIQQFVRIALYGLIFGGVASLGFFAVKPAAQRWLKGKPETVTIPEDDTPSGQEDAAAGNQNDPVDQTLSKENYEEILKSMYQAVKEAKKGVVSVSAASEEEDWDAEATGITSSVSGVITADNGQELLIFASESVCKDAEEWQVEFVDGTSYKASVKSRDKNSGFAVFSVAKNELSDATWNAIHVAELGNSNLAAQGDGVIALGNTLGYEDGVSYGIISSTEYQQKFRDGECGVIGTDISGSDGATGILFNMDGEVIGMISDDIWEDKGDHTVNAYAISDLKSRIQLMANGGSVPYIGIYGTTVTGELQQNEGMPSGLYVIEVDPDSPAMAAGIQSGDIIWQVSGESVSSMSSYEKAVLEEKSDAVIRVKGKRKGADGYVDLDFTVNVGDKK